The genomic interval AAATTTgcaaaccatttaaatgttctatatttctatatgaatgtgacctaaaacatcatcatcatcatcaagaaatataattttcaaaAGTCCTAAAAGTAAATGTGGAAGTTCTAGgtaaacaaattatataaaaaatgatattgggtatttatttgaaaaataatcaaaataaaaaaataaataaaacttatttacccttttttttgctttttttgtgttcagCTGTTCTTTCAGGTGCAGTTGCAGGTCTGTCATTTATTTCTAGCTCTTCTGATATTGCTGTACGAATGCCACTTTGACCTTGTGCTGTGCAGCAAAGAACACAAGCAGAAATGAAACGTTAAAGCATAGTTATAAAAAcccataaatattacataataacaatataaaaaataaacattttatcgTTCTGCTACAATTATCCAAAAACTTTTTTGCTGTAAAGTGCATTATCAAATTTGTGTAAAAAGTGCAGCAATATGAGATTTATTAATAATTGCAGATAAAACCAGATTATTACTAATGAGATGAAGTGACTACATTGGTTTTTGTTGggcttttccttcttttttcacacattattcttgtaaataaaacactttctgtCCCTAGATAGCTACTTAGTCTTCCACTGTATCACTATAGAGAGCCATTGTCATCACCCGGGCTGCATGTCCTGCCTGGGTCACAATTATCTGTGATCTGCTTTGATCTTCTAAACGTAAGGTAAAACCCCCCCAAAATTTTGTTTTGGTGGAAACAGCCCATGAGGAGACATTCTTTATGTTGAAGAGATCTCCTCTCCTTCCTGCTTTGTATACAGGACACAAATTAAAGGggaaacacaatgaaaaaagatGGCAAAAATGAAAGCTGACAAAACATTTAGCTTTCCCTACAGGatccaaatgataaaaatgttgcctttataCGGGCTTTACCTATGAGGGAGATACTCATATCAGTTACATTGCTTGTAAGGTTGGGGTCTTTTATGGCCACCCTAAATCTATAATGACATGAGTTATAAATTTCATAAAAAGTAAACCAAAATTCAAATTTACCTTCAAGAATCTGATGAGCTAAGTCTAATGGCTGCTCAGGTGGCCCTTCTTTAGACAGACTTTGAGCATACTTTGCAATACTTGTGATTAGATCCACTGCCCCAGAACATTGCAGATAGTTCCCCGTTAGGTACAGTTCACTGCAAGACAGAGATGTTAGAGAAGGAGtctgtaaatgtttaaacaatCACATTTACCATATGTTGTCAACAAGAAGCCTGGCCACATTGCCACAAAAAAACTGCTGTTTGAAGAAAAGATTAGATTTGGAGAGATGGATGTTctattatttaaaggaaaaaaaatagctatTGCAAATTTAAAGAGCATGACATATTACCATACTGCTGACTCTGACAAAACTTTTCCCAGTAAGGCCCCACTGGAAGGACGGAGTTTACAATAACACAGACTAAGTGAAACCAGCTTTGTATTTCCTTCCAGACCACGGACAAGACCTTGTATTCCTTCATCTTGAAacctgacaaaaaaaatattctggtcaCATAGACAGAAGTATTAGCTTGGACTCTATATACAGTTAAGTGTCTTACTCATTGTAATCCAAAGTTACAGATGTTAAGTGGCTGCATCTTATAGCTTTGCCCAGTCTCTCCACCGACCATACATCCATCCCACAATCTATGGCTTCTAGATTTATAAATGGGTAGGAGGTTCTTCCACTTAGCTCCAACAATATGGCCTGTAATGATAGAAAGAGACTATATGAATTCATTTAACCTGAAGAAGCACATTTGTTTTTCTGGTAATCtagcaaatatttgtaatataattgattttataGGGTTCCTTGCCAGGGCACCTAATTCTTGATGAATAAAATAGTGGGACTGACAGAAGTGGGTAGTATAGCAGACATGGAAACCTAGAAGGTGTCCGAGTCTTTCTGAGATATAGAACATCAAAGGACATGTTGAATAACCCAGAGTACAGTGTACATAGTATATAGTATACAATTGTGGGTAGTGGAAATAATGAAGACCTACAGGAAAAGTCTGTCTTGGACATCCACGAACAATGTGATATGAACAAATATTAGTCCCTCCAAAATTCAGCAATGGTAATTAAAAGGGTATTAACAACATGGGGCCTTTTAGAGATAAGTGTAAGAAGGATATTTAAATAAACCCAATTTGTAGCAAAAACTACTAGCTGTGAGCCATGGGCATTGTGCGACATGACTTTGTTAATATGAGCAAAGCCCTAGATTTTAAACCAAAAATCTACATACCAACACTGTTTTTGCAATTGGATCATAATTTGAGTTAGTGTTAGGTTTTGCAAATTCTGGCACAATAGCAGGTCCAATATATGGTGGTAAAAAGTGATTTCCCTAACTCACAAGAGTCAATTAAAACCCACTGCATCCCTAAAAACCATTTCCTTCTCCCCAAACTACTCAACTGTTTTGCTGAAAGAGCAAAATATCAGCTTAATGCCTTTTACCCCAAATTTTGATGAAGCAAATACTAACAATTTTGCTCATCCTACTGACTTTTGAAACAAGAAAATATCAATTGGCCTTGAATTATGTATGGTAATgatttttaaattcattaaagTTCATTATTGCTTGCTAGAAGAATCCAGCTGTGGTTCAAAGGCTAACAACCAGATCAATGATAAGCAAGAGGATGCAAAAATTGGGTCTTCATCTGCATTTACCATATGAGAAACTTACAAGACTGGCAACGTCCTGGTTACTGAGTGGGATTCCCCACAAGCACAAATCTTTCCCAAGCATGTAGCGTTCATCTCGGATTGTCATCAGCAGTGGCCTTAATAAAACCGTAGTTGAGTTGTCTGAGGGGTTCCCAGGGCATGACAGGATAATCTGCAGGGAACCAGACAAGTGCTGTTTTTAAGGATCATTATTACATTCGATTTATtccatttaattatgttttttaaaggatCAACTACAACATAACCACTTCTAAAATCACGTGTCAATCACATTGTTAAACATTGTAAGGTTTACGTTTTTCTTGACATAAATCAAGGCACTATTTTATATTGTCCATATGCAAGTTGGAAGAATCTGTTCTATTTGCTGTTTTTGGTGGTTATACGAGGTAATTAAGGCTGTGCTATGTGCCATGTGAGGATAGTAATAGAATTATTTACTCATGGGATGTTTTATGTGGGAAATGCTTTCCTCGTTTGCCAAATCAATGGCAGTTTGACATCATTTCCAGTGTTCTAAGATCATTCATATActactctttatttattttttcagtgggTGGTAATGTTGTAACTATTCTTTCTggtgttttttattgattttggttGTTCGCATTACTAAAACCAAACTTACTTTCAGGTAGCTGGTGccattttggatacattttttgagTGCTTGGGTGATGGTGGGGCTGACAGTTGACTGGCACTGGGCACAATGATTCTCATATCTTTTCAGAAATTTCTTTAGCACCGAGGTGTCTGCTGCCTTAATTCCTGCTCCTTTTATCTTCTTCTTTGTCTTGGTTGGCATGACATCAATATTAGTTCCTGCAAATAGGCAAagctttcaaacaaaaaaaaaacatgccaatctACACTTTTTACGGTAGTAAAACAAACCTACACTCAAAAGCTAGCTTTAAATTAAGTATGTAAGCTTGATGGCAGTGATCGCATGACCCACAGCCAAAGCATTTCTTCATGTGACTTCTGTTGAAGAGAACATTTTGTAACTATTAACTCCTGTTACAAAACCAAGTTTCAGTAAACTGTGTGGTGCAACTGTACACTTAAAAGTGAATTGTTAGGTACCGCAAAGTGTGAATACtgacaatatttatgtttatcaGCAAATCTACAATAAATTGTGACCCTCTATGAGGGaaagccagtgacatgactattgactttgtaaagagctgcgtaatatttgggcactatataaatattgtgtaataatattaataatgtgtgcCTTGAGAATTATGTATGTCTTTATGGCACAATAACGAATTCATACTTTGGGAGCTCAAATCATCTGGGCATTGTATACACAAGTTAGGCTCAAGTTTTGTTTAACCTTTAAATTACTTTTGCTATAATTGCAATGAGCCCACACAGCAGTATGATTTCTCCACTAAAGATGCCTACAGGGGCCCCAAGGTCTTTCACAGTCAAAGTCATACCCATATCTGGCATTCACTATAAAAAAGTAGAAGGATTAGCACCAGCAGCGGACAGAACCTGACAGGACCTGTATACTTTTTTACAGCTCTGGCTAATTCTAATCAAGTTAAACATTTGTAGACAACATTGGGGCACTTGTTCTGTACCAGAGCTataagcagaactatagttccacaattaAAATTTGCTGTCAAGCCATGTCCTTTatgcaaaaaaacccaaaagaaacCTGTTTGTGCTATTTTTGCAAGGTATGCTTGCACAACTCAGGGTGAgatgccaggatatgctgggTACCTCTGAATGTGCAGGAGTTAGGAGGTCAACCAAAATAGCCAAAGATTGGGAAGCAGGCTGGGGGAAGATTGCAGTTTATGTACCAGATGAGTGTAATACAATTGAATtcagacaggtaaggttttttGTTGTCTTATCAAAGGACCTATCTAGTTGTAACttttcattgttagggtttagtttaactttaaggTAGCTCACAAAGTATTCAGAGCTTTTCGTGCAGTAATAGTCATGTAGTATCAGTAAAGGAGGTCACATGCATAAATGTAACAATCTTGTGTGCACTTATTACCAAACATTCCTCTATGAAAACTAAAGACACAATAAGACTTACATTTAATTTCACTGACATTGTCCTCCCTATTCATTGCAAGCATGTAGAAAATACtgcagaaagagaaaataaattctCCTCATTAACTGGCACTGTTATGTACGTTGAAAAACAATCAGGGGCTAGCCATCTTGCCTCTGCAGAACTTGGGTCCCAAGTTCCATTTCTGGCCAGGACACTAGTCTGCTAGTCTAGAACTTTGCTTtcctcaaaaaacatgcagttaggttaactggctcccTGAGAAACTCGGTATGTGTGGAAAATAAGCAGCAAAAACAGTTCTGTACAAGCTGTTGGGTGCAATGTGGTTGTAATAAAAATggataaaactaataataaaacaataataaacaattgtGTATCAACGTGTAACAATGTGTATCACATGGAGTTTATTGTGCTATACTAAAGGAAAATTAGACACAATTGTACATACGTTTTTATGGTGTTAGACCATAGAATGAGCTATGTGTTTATCTGGCAAGTTTACAATACCTGCTAGTGGAGATCTGGACAGGCCGAGTCTGATATGGAGCTGCTGTTTCTATGGTATCTACAAACGTCTCAACAAATGTTCAGTGACAATGTACTGCTCTGGGCGTGTTCCAGGAATAGTTACACTGACCAGTCCCAGTATAATTATATCAACATACAAGTGTACAAAACAATTTCCTCTTTacctttatttcattatttttgtgtagTATGCATTTATATTCTCATCAGCTCATGTAAAGCTCAGCTGTGTGTACAAATTTCAATGCTCATACTATGCATGTGATGTGTTTTGACACTTTAAAAGGTCAATCCTTTCCAAAacaacatgcaaataaaataggatgcagacagcaataaaatgttttggttttagatacactttggaGCCCTAGTGCCCAACATATGGCTTGCATGATCTTGGTGTGAAGCCCAAGGCGTTCTGAGCTGGTTCTGGTATCTGTTGGGTATTTGTGGTCGAACAATGTAGAGTGGGATGCCAGGTATTAAAATTCTCTCTGCATTCCAGTACCTAGTACTGAAATAAAGACAGTATTGTCAGGCAAAAAGATCCCCACCCTACAGGCATGGGATAAAGGAACACTGCAAACTGTCCCactatgtgtgtgtgttggtggGGTTATGACATTGTTAGCAGAGGCATCACTATTGATAGTGACACTCAGTGCAATACCTGCTGCATGCGGATATCAAGTCCCTTTTTAGCACCACTGTGATGTGGAGTTGAGATTTTATGCAGGCTTTCAAACACAGGGACCAGGactttaaagctgcacaggaaaGAAAGAGCTTAGTACCAAAGACCAGAGTCCTTACCAGCACTTTTGTAGGTGCCAGTGCAGTAGTGAGCAATGGACATGCATGGTAAACATAGCTACATGGTGGCTACTTCACTTGTGGTTAGTAAGTTGCAGTTGGAGCCTGGGATGAAACACTCATTATGGTGTCATTGGGGTGGAACGCCCCCTCCTATTGACCCCATTTACTGTTtgaataaatatacagataatgTAAGTTGAGCTGGTACTTCATTAGTAGTGTTCCTTTGTTGCAAGAGTAGATGTGACATATTTCTggattttatctttcattttacagttattacaaatattaaaaacattgtttttccttATTACTTTCTGTTGCACCAAAATCTAGGCAGACTCTACCAGTCCTCCAACCAACTTAAAAGCAACTGTAGAGTTTTATTATGATCATGATGTTATtaaaaaactaaac from Pyxicephalus adspersus chromosome 4, UCB_Pads_2.0, whole genome shotgun sequence carries:
- the LOC140328242 gene encoding uncharacterized protein — protein: MPTKTKKKIKGAGIKAADTSVLKKFLKRYENHCAQCQSTVSPTITQALKKCIQNGTSYLKIILSCPGNPSDNSTTVLLRPLLMTIRDERYMLGKDLCLWGIPLSNQDVASLAILLELSGRTSYPFINLEAIDCGMDVWSVERLGKAIRCSHLTSVTLDYNEFQDEGIQGLVRGLEGNTKLVSLSLCYCKLRPSSGALLGKVLSESAVCELYLTGNYLQCSGAVDLITSIAKYAQSLSKEGPPEQPLDLAHQILEAQGQSGIRTAISEELEINDRPATAPERTAEHKKSKKKGRKRKKKTALPPGPWVTKLHLADNGIDAMGEERETGVLEFSQLLSSVIRYSEQLSELDLDNNCLGEMAATDILEALTYRNQGKLPRLKIKVTAKITPITFKAILKQGGKLKASKKKRKKKH